The Halotia branconii CENA392 region AGGTAACTAGAGGAAATAGTTTACTTTTAAATTTTGGATGGTTCTTGAGTAGAATAATTATTGCTGATTTATGTTTTTATGTTTCTCATTGGCTACTTCATAGAAAGTTATTGCAGAAAATACATCTTAAACATCATGAATTTGCAGACTCTTCAAGTTTTGTTGCTGGACATAAGAGTTTGACTGAATATATTATTGTTACTATTACAGACTTGTTACCTATTTTTATCTTTGGGTATGATATTACTCAACTCTGTGCCTGGACAGTTGTAGGCAATGCTTACAATCTTGAAGGTCATAGTTCTTTGTCAATCTTTTTTATTCCATCAGATTTTCACGATCTTCATCACACTTGTTTTCAGGGAAACTATGGTATTCAAGGATTTTGGGACAGAGTATTTAACACATTAAATGTTCCTACAAAGAAGATAGGAA contains the following coding sequences:
- a CDS encoding sterol desaturase family protein — encoded protein: MKKFFDFCLEMEFFFKVTISCLIMQQIFYWLLHDIELNFISQVLLYWFVSSVSFYSIGFFIEKVIKNNETLKDKLTVRLKKVRKQPFPDFTIKGIMVGEIKSFITALIILYLAPEVTRGNSLLLNFGWFLSRIIIADLCFYVSHWLLHRKLLQKIHLKHHEFADSSSFVAGHKSLTEYIIVTITDLLPIFIFGYDITQLCAWTVVGNAYNLEGHSSLSIFFIPSDFHDLHHTCFQGNYGIQGFWDRVFNTLNVPTKKIGIMFPVASVEEYITIKSSSNID